Proteins from a single region of Drosophila biarmipes strain raj3 chromosome 3R, RU_DBia_V1.1, whole genome shotgun sequence:
- the LOC108025346 gene encoding RUN and FYVE domain-containing protein 2 isoform X4, translated as MSTDELLVRRERSDDSQSLSRSPSASAPVPPPSGGAAPAPSSSTSTSSLDRLRNTFRRTESISSQIFSHISTQFSNAAAAAANSEVIDGTTTYPYPEQPSPPVGPPTPDPAPLPSPSKLLAKRMKRARDTAEIERSNLVNICKLVVKELLEQSLRYGRMLDSDHLPLQHFFIVIEHVLGHGLRPKKGLLGPRKELWDLLQSVEHYCPEAQDITASVRDLPTVRTHIGRARAWLRIALMQKKLSDYLQALIEHRDDSLYDYYEPHALMMSDEIVVIMGILVGLNVIDCNLCVKEEDLDSQQGVIDFSLYLRSSSRNADAAPEDSAPPALLDATGQGNMIAVLDQKNYIEELNRHLNATVGNLQAKVESLTTTNALMKEDLAIARNSLLALQAENQAMRQSTPAADNTSTGSGGSSDKDKEKASEELLEERRKTSELEKELKLQVSLKAESDMAMKLLEKDIHEKQDTIVSLRRQLDDIKQINLEMYRKLQDCKASLTHKTELMTKLEAQKEDMAGIIDQLEKKWTHDKSNLGEILKTTSQTLTTQVTASEERAARAEAESRIEREWRISLQEKELKLKEKISNLQGCLKELAEEKERNGKLKADLDKVRTQWSEAQTTLEELGIQLSVSKLKVSEMQDQERRQRQLLSGSAQSLQAMPEAVGSPGIWAPDSIATHCTACEREFNLTRRKHHCRSCGEIFCKACSEHTLPLINAQGQPGKPVRVCDNCYAAK; from the exons ATGAGCACGGACGAGCTGCTGGTGCGCCGCGAAAGGAGCGACGACTCCCAGTCGCTTTCTCGCTCGCCAAGTGCCTCCGCTCCGGTACCGCCCCCCAGTGGAGGAGCCGCGCCTGCGCCCAGCTCCTCCACGTCCACATCCTCGCTGGACCGCCTACGCAACACCTTTAGGCGCACGGAGAGCATCTCCTCGCAGATCTTCAGCCACATCTCCACGCAGTTCTCGAATGCGGCCGCGGCAGCCGCCAACTCAGAGGTAATTGATGGGACCACCACGTACCCGTATCCGGAGCAACCCAGCCCACCTGTTGGGCCACCCACCCCGGATCCAGCTCCGTTGCCATCGCCGTCGAAACTCCTAGCCAAGAGAATGAAACGCG CCAGGGATACGGCAGAAATAGAGCGCAGCAATCTGGTGAATATTTGCAAGTTGGTGGTCAAGGAGCTGTTGGAGCAGTCCCTCCGCTATGGACGCATGCTGGACTCGGATCATCTGCCGCTGCAGCATTTCTTCATCGTCATTGAGCACGTCCTGGGCCATGGCTTGAGGCCTAAGAAGGGTCTCCTGGGGCCGCGCAAGGAGCTGTGGGACCTGCTGCAGAGCGTCGAGCACTACTGCCCGGAGGCGCAGGACATCACGGCCAGTGTCAGGGATCTGCCCACCGTTCGCACCCACATTGGCCGGGCTCGGGCCTGGCTAAGAATTGCCCTGATGCAAAAGAAGCTATCGGACTACCTGCAGGCCCTCATCGAGCACAGGGATGATTCACTGTACGACTACTACGAGCCGCATGCCCTGATGATGAGCGATGAG ATCGTTGTGATAATGGGCATTCTAGTGGGTTTGAACGTAATCGATTGCAATCTGTGCGTCAAGGAGGAGGATCTGGACTCCCAGCAGGGCGTCATCGACTTTTCGCTGTACCTGCGTTCCAGTTCACGGAATGCCGATGCCGCGCCGGAGGACAGTGCTCCGCCCGCCCTGCTGGATGCCACTGGCCAGGGCAACATGATTGCGGTGCTGGACCAGAAGAACTACATTGAGGAGCTCAACAGGCACCTAAA CGCCACTGTGGGCAATCTTCAGGCCAAGGTAGAGTCGCTGACGACCACGAATGCCCTGATGAAGGAGGATTTGGCCATTGCTCGTAATAGTTTGTTGGCCCTGCAAGCCGAAAACCAGGCCATGCGGCAGTCCACTCCGGCGGCGGATAATACTTCCACAGGTTCAGGGGGTTCCTCCGACAAGGACAAGGAGAAGGCTTCGGAGGAGCTGCTGGAGGAGCGTCGCAAGACCAGCGAGTTGGAGAAGGAACTCAAGCTGCAGGTGTCCCTCAAGGCGGAGTCCGACATGGCAATGAAGCTGCTGGAGAAGGACATCCACGAGAAGCAGGACACGATAGTCTCGCTGCGCCGCCAACTGGACGACATCAAGCAGATCAACTTGGAGATGTACCGCAAGCTGCAG GACTGCAAGGCCTCGTTAACGCACAAAACCGAGCTGATGACCAAGTTGGAGGCCCAGAAGGAGGACATGGCCGGTATCATCGATCAGCTGGAGAAGAA ATGGACCCATGACAAGAGCAATCTGGGCGAGATTCTAAAGACCACGTCGCAAACGCTGACCACGCAGGTCACCGCCAGCGAGGAGCGGGCTGCCCGCGCGGAGGCGGAGTCCAGGATCGAACGCGAGTGGCGCATCTCCCTGCAGGAGAAGGAGCTGAAGCTGAAGGAGAAAATATCCAATCTGCAGGGCTGCCTTAAGGAACTGGCCGAGGAGAAGGAGAGGAACGGGAAGCTGAAGGCTGATCTGGACAAGGTCCGCACCCAGTGGTCAGAGGCTCAAACCACGCTGGAGGAGCTGGGCATCCAGCTGAGCGTGAGCAAGCTGAAGGTGTCGGAGATGCAGGATCAGGAGCGTCGCCAGCGGCAGCTGCTCTCCGGCTCCGCCCAGTCGCTGCAGGCCATGCCGGAGGCGGTTGGAAGCCCCGGGATCTGGGCACCAGACTCCATAGCCACCCACTGCACCGCCTGCGAGCGGGAGTTCAATCTCACGCGGCGGAAACACCACTGCCGCAGCTGCGGGGAGATCTTCTGCAAGGCCTGCTCGGAGCACACGCTGCCCCTCATCAATGCCCAGGGTCAGCCGGGAAAGCCAGTACGCGTGTGCGACAACTGCTATGCCGCAAAATGA
- the LOC108025346 gene encoding protein RUFY3 isoform X6, giving the protein MSTDELLVRRERSDDSQSLSRSPSASAPVPPPSGGAAPAPSSSTSTSSLDRLRNTFRRTESISSQIFSHISTQFSNAAAAAANSEVIDGTTTYPYPEQPSPPVGPPTPDPAPLPSPSKLLAKRMKRARDTAEIERSNLVNICKLVVKELLEQSLRYGRMLDSDHLPLQHFFIVIEHVLGHGLRPKKGLLGPRKELWDLLQSVEHYCPEAQDITASVRDLPTVRTHIGRARAWLRIALMQKKLSDYLQALIEHRDDSLYDYYEPHALMMSDEIVVIMGILVGLNVIDCNLCVKEEDLDSQQGVIDFSLYLRSSSRNADAAPEDSAPPALLDATGQGNMIAVLDQKNYIEELNRHLNATVGNLQAKVESLTTTNALMKEDLAIARNSLLALQAENQAMRQSTPAADNTSTGSGGSSDKDKEKASEELLEERRKTSELEKELKLQVSLKAESDMAMKLLEKDIHEKQDTIVSLRRQLDDIKQINLEMYRKLQECEDELTQKGEMVSRLQTKASQIGNILQSLEKKYESKLVDQHHYGSGSGSGSGSGAGAGGGSIGGDRSPNTRRQQNLEKFEALTKKHKQDAGPPMKRMHLKMDAFPPFDPSKYRKSPRQPDAPNPEELPESKDAKTPTSAKSLNDELAEAAAVVSQHFGVDASQSDYVLCREQTAEGDT; this is encoded by the exons ATGAGCACGGACGAGCTGCTGGTGCGCCGCGAAAGGAGCGACGACTCCCAGTCGCTTTCTCGCTCGCCAAGTGCCTCCGCTCCGGTACCGCCCCCCAGTGGAGGAGCCGCGCCTGCGCCCAGCTCCTCCACGTCCACATCCTCGCTGGACCGCCTACGCAACACCTTTAGGCGCACGGAGAGCATCTCCTCGCAGATCTTCAGCCACATCTCCACGCAGTTCTCGAATGCGGCCGCGGCAGCCGCCAACTCAGAGGTAATTGATGGGACCACCACGTACCCGTATCCGGAGCAACCCAGCCCACCTGTTGGGCCACCCACCCCGGATCCAGCTCCGTTGCCATCGCCGTCGAAACTCCTAGCCAAGAGAATGAAACGCG CCAGGGATACGGCAGAAATAGAGCGCAGCAATCTGGTGAATATTTGCAAGTTGGTGGTCAAGGAGCTGTTGGAGCAGTCCCTCCGCTATGGACGCATGCTGGACTCGGATCATCTGCCGCTGCAGCATTTCTTCATCGTCATTGAGCACGTCCTGGGCCATGGCTTGAGGCCTAAGAAGGGTCTCCTGGGGCCGCGCAAGGAGCTGTGGGACCTGCTGCAGAGCGTCGAGCACTACTGCCCGGAGGCGCAGGACATCACGGCCAGTGTCAGGGATCTGCCCACCGTTCGCACCCACATTGGCCGGGCTCGGGCCTGGCTAAGAATTGCCCTGATGCAAAAGAAGCTATCGGACTACCTGCAGGCCCTCATCGAGCACAGGGATGATTCACTGTACGACTACTACGAGCCGCATGCCCTGATGATGAGCGATGAG ATCGTTGTGATAATGGGCATTCTAGTGGGTTTGAACGTAATCGATTGCAATCTGTGCGTCAAGGAGGAGGATCTGGACTCCCAGCAGGGCGTCATCGACTTTTCGCTGTACCTGCGTTCCAGTTCACGGAATGCCGATGCCGCGCCGGAGGACAGTGCTCCGCCCGCCCTGCTGGATGCCACTGGCCAGGGCAACATGATTGCGGTGCTGGACCAGAAGAACTACATTGAGGAGCTCAACAGGCACCTAAA CGCCACTGTGGGCAATCTTCAGGCCAAGGTAGAGTCGCTGACGACCACGAATGCCCTGATGAAGGAGGATTTGGCCATTGCTCGTAATAGTTTGTTGGCCCTGCAAGCCGAAAACCAGGCCATGCGGCAGTCCACTCCGGCGGCGGATAATACTTCCACAGGTTCAGGGGGTTCCTCCGACAAGGACAAGGAGAAGGCTTCGGAGGAGCTGCTGGAGGAGCGTCGCAAGACCAGCGAGTTGGAGAAGGAACTCAAGCTGCAGGTGTCCCTCAAGGCGGAGTCCGACATGGCAATGAAGCTGCTGGAGAAGGACATCCACGAGAAGCAGGACACGATAGTCTCGCTGCGCCGCCAACTGGACGACATCAAGCAGATCAACTTGGAGATGTACCGCAAGCTGCAG GAATGTGAAGATGAACTCACACAAAAGGGCGAGATGGTCTCGCGCCTGCAAACGAAAGCCTCACAAATTGGTAACATTTTACAATCGCTAGAAAAGAAATACGAATCGAAGCTCGTCGACCAGCACCACTATGGATCTGggtcgggatcgggatcgggatcaggagctggagctgggggCGGATCCATTGGCGGAGACCGCTCCCCCAACACCAGACGACAGCAGAATCTGGAGAAGTTCGAGGCGCTCACCAAGAAGCACAAACAGGACGCAGGCCCGCCCATGAAGCGGATGCACCTCAAGATGGACGCCTTTCCGCCCTTCGATCCGAGCAAGTACCGCAAGTCGCCGCGCCAGCCGGATGCACCCAATCCGGAGGAGCTGCCGGAGAGCAAGGATGCCAAGACGCCCACGTCCGCCAAGTCCCTGAACGATGAGCTGGCCGAGGCGGCGGCTGTGGTGAGCCAGCACTTCGGAGTGGATGCATCTCAGAGCGATTATGTCCTGTGCCGGGAGCAGACAGCCGAGGGAGATACTTAA
- the LOC108025346 gene encoding RUN and FYVE domain-containing protein 2 isoform X1, translating to MRGLVEDTKKTKLSSTNNNNISSNSRLKSATTVPGSSASGSSSKTLRSAVKTPTMSSTTSLAAGAVAAKKTPQTGPQQVGKSAKSSTAAATTTAAGTGAATTRAQAAAAKAQKGQNPPPQQVQPKQQQQQQQQPQTQQQPLVLQPQQQHQANNSSNTIALPKASHANTSEELAGGVQDTIYLCNFRVSVDGEWLCLKELQDIDVAGGTGSQAVQTSEKLGGGGQSQSGFGSNYNGGSNSSKRNSKRFSGLSTGSGGGGNGGSGGGGALDITDNARDTAEIERSNLVNICKLVVKELLEQSLRYGRMLDSDHLPLQHFFIVIEHVLGHGLRPKKGLLGPRKELWDLLQSVEHYCPEAQDITASVRDLPTVRTHIGRARAWLRIALMQKKLSDYLQALIEHRDDSLYDYYEPHALMMSDEIVVIMGILVGLNVIDCNLCVKEEDLDSQQGVIDFSLYLRSSSRNADAAPEDSAPPALLDATGQGNMIAVLDQKNYIEELNRHLNATVGNLQAKVESLTTTNALMKEDLAIARNSLLALQAENQAMRQSTPAADNTSTGSGGSSDKDKEKASEELLEERRKTSELEKELKLQVSLKAESDMAMKLLEKDIHEKQDTIVSLRRQLDDIKQINLEMYRKLQDCKASLTHKTELMTKLEAQKEDMAGIIDQLEKKWTHDKSNLGEILKTTSQTLTTQVTASEERAARAEAESRIEREWRISLQEKELKLKEKISNLQGCLKELAEEKERNGKLKADLDKVRTQWSEAQTTLEELGIQLSVSKLKVSEMQDQERRQRQLLSGSAQSLQAMPEAVGSPGIWAPDSIATHCTACEREFNLTRRKHHCRSCGEIFCKACSEHTLPLINAQGQPGKPVRVCDNCYAAK from the exons ATGCGTGGACTCGTCGAGGATACGAAAAAGACCAAGTTGTCGTCcacgaacaacaacaacatcagcagcaacagtcgCTTAAAGTCGGCTACTACTGTGCCAGGATCAAGTGCCAGTGGCAGCAGCTCGAAGACACTGAGGAGTGCGGTGAAAACCCCGACGATGAGCAGCACGACGTCATTGGCCGCGGGAGCAGTGGCGGCCAAGAAGACGCCTCAAACGGGGCCACAACAAGTTGGCAAGTCTGCAAAGTCCTCgacggcagcggcaacaacaactgctGCCGGAACtggagcagcaacaacaagggcCCAGGCAGCGGCGGCCAAAGCCCAAAAGGGTCAGAATCCACCCCCACAACAAGTGCAGCccaagcagcaacagcagcagcagcaacaaccacagACACAGCAGCAACCCTTAGTGttgcagccgcagcagcaacaccaggccaacaacagcagcaacacgatTGCCCTGCCCAAAGCCTCGCATGCCAACACCAGCGAGGAGCTGGCCGGCGGTGTCCAGGACACCATATACCTGTGCAACTTTCGGGTGTCCGTCGATGGCGAGTGGCTGTGTCTCAAGGAGCTGCAGGACATTGATGTTGCCGGCGGCACAGGCAGTCAGGCTGTGCAGACGAGTGAAAAACTGGGCGGAGGAGGCCAATCCCAGTCTGGCTTTGGATCCAACTACAACGGGGGCTCGAACTCCAGCAAGCGCAACAGTAAGCGCTTCTCCGGATTGTCCACCGGCAGTGGAGGCGGCGGAaacggcggcagcggcggaggCGGCGCCCTGGACATCACGGACAATG CCAGGGATACGGCAGAAATAGAGCGCAGCAATCTGGTGAATATTTGCAAGTTGGTGGTCAAGGAGCTGTTGGAGCAGTCCCTCCGCTATGGACGCATGCTGGACTCGGATCATCTGCCGCTGCAGCATTTCTTCATCGTCATTGAGCACGTCCTGGGCCATGGCTTGAGGCCTAAGAAGGGTCTCCTGGGGCCGCGCAAGGAGCTGTGGGACCTGCTGCAGAGCGTCGAGCACTACTGCCCGGAGGCGCAGGACATCACGGCCAGTGTCAGGGATCTGCCCACCGTTCGCACCCACATTGGCCGGGCTCGGGCCTGGCTAAGAATTGCCCTGATGCAAAAGAAGCTATCGGACTACCTGCAGGCCCTCATCGAGCACAGGGATGATTCACTGTACGACTACTACGAGCCGCATGCCCTGATGATGAGCGATGAG ATCGTTGTGATAATGGGCATTCTAGTGGGTTTGAACGTAATCGATTGCAATCTGTGCGTCAAGGAGGAGGATCTGGACTCCCAGCAGGGCGTCATCGACTTTTCGCTGTACCTGCGTTCCAGTTCACGGAATGCCGATGCCGCGCCGGAGGACAGTGCTCCGCCCGCCCTGCTGGATGCCACTGGCCAGGGCAACATGATTGCGGTGCTGGACCAGAAGAACTACATTGAGGAGCTCAACAGGCACCTAAA CGCCACTGTGGGCAATCTTCAGGCCAAGGTAGAGTCGCTGACGACCACGAATGCCCTGATGAAGGAGGATTTGGCCATTGCTCGTAATAGTTTGTTGGCCCTGCAAGCCGAAAACCAGGCCATGCGGCAGTCCACTCCGGCGGCGGATAATACTTCCACAGGTTCAGGGGGTTCCTCCGACAAGGACAAGGAGAAGGCTTCGGAGGAGCTGCTGGAGGAGCGTCGCAAGACCAGCGAGTTGGAGAAGGAACTCAAGCTGCAGGTGTCCCTCAAGGCGGAGTCCGACATGGCAATGAAGCTGCTGGAGAAGGACATCCACGAGAAGCAGGACACGATAGTCTCGCTGCGCCGCCAACTGGACGACATCAAGCAGATCAACTTGGAGATGTACCGCAAGCTGCAG GACTGCAAGGCCTCGTTAACGCACAAAACCGAGCTGATGACCAAGTTGGAGGCCCAGAAGGAGGACATGGCCGGTATCATCGATCAGCTGGAGAAGAA ATGGACCCATGACAAGAGCAATCTGGGCGAGATTCTAAAGACCACGTCGCAAACGCTGACCACGCAGGTCACCGCCAGCGAGGAGCGGGCTGCCCGCGCGGAGGCGGAGTCCAGGATCGAACGCGAGTGGCGCATCTCCCTGCAGGAGAAGGAGCTGAAGCTGAAGGAGAAAATATCCAATCTGCAGGGCTGCCTTAAGGAACTGGCCGAGGAGAAGGAGAGGAACGGGAAGCTGAAGGCTGATCTGGACAAGGTCCGCACCCAGTGGTCAGAGGCTCAAACCACGCTGGAGGAGCTGGGCATCCAGCTGAGCGTGAGCAAGCTGAAGGTGTCGGAGATGCAGGATCAGGAGCGTCGCCAGCGGCAGCTGCTCTCCGGCTCCGCCCAGTCGCTGCAGGCCATGCCGGAGGCGGTTGGAAGCCCCGGGATCTGGGCACCAGACTCCATAGCCACCCACTGCACCGCCTGCGAGCGGGAGTTCAATCTCACGCGGCGGAAACACCACTGCCGCAGCTGCGGGGAGATCTTCTGCAAGGCCTGCTCGGAGCACACGCTGCCCCTCATCAATGCCCAGGGTCAGCCGGGAAAGCCAGTACGCGTGTGCGACAACTGCTATGCCGCAAAATGA
- the LOC108025346 gene encoding RUN and FYVE domain-containing protein 1 isoform X2, giving the protein MRGLVEDTKKTKLSSTNNNNISSNSRLKSATTVPGSSASGSSSKTLRSAVKTPTMSSTTSLAAGAVAAKKTPQTGPQQVGKSAKSSTAAATTTAAGTGAATTRAQAAAAKAQKGQNPPPQQVQPKQQQQQQQQPQTQQQPLVLQPQQQHQANNSSNTIALPKASHANTSEELAGGVQDTIYLCNFRVSVDGEWLCLKELQDIDVAGGTGSQAVQTSEKLGGGGQSQSGFGSNYNGGSNSSKRNSKRFSGLSTGSGGGGNGGSGGGGALDITDNGIMAIENLIGRRLCDMVHSGSSALGQSQSHSQSQSHQSVGLFAEWSHLSRDTAEIERSNLVNICKLVVKELLEQSLRYGRMLDSDHLPLQHFFIVIEHVLGHGLRPKKGLLGPRKELWDLLQSVEHYCPEAQDITASVRDLPTVRTHIGRARAWLRIALMQKKLSDYLQALIEHRDDSLYDYYEPHALMMSDEIVVIMGILVGLNVIDCNLCVKEEDLDSQQGVIDFSLYLRSSSRNADAAPEDSAPPALLDATGQGNMIAVLDQKNYIEELNRHLNATVGNLQAKVESLTTTNALMKEDLAIARNSLLALQAENQAMRQSTPAADNTSTGSGGSSDKDKEKASEELLEERRKTSELEKELKLQVSLKAESDMAMKLLEKDIHEKQDTIVSLRRQLDDIKQINLEMYRKLQECEDELTQKGEMVSRLQTKASQIGNILQSLEKKYESKLVDQHHYGSGSGSGSGSGAGAGGGSIGGDRSPNTRRQQNLEKFEALTKKHKQDAGPPMKRMHLKMDAFPPFDPSKYRKSPRQPDAPNPEELPESKDAKTPTSAKSLNDELAEAAAVVSQHFGVDASQSDYVLCREQTAEGDT; this is encoded by the exons ATGCGTGGACTCGTCGAGGATACGAAAAAGACCAAGTTGTCGTCcacgaacaacaacaacatcagcagcaacagtcgCTTAAAGTCGGCTACTACTGTGCCAGGATCAAGTGCCAGTGGCAGCAGCTCGAAGACACTGAGGAGTGCGGTGAAAACCCCGACGATGAGCAGCACGACGTCATTGGCCGCGGGAGCAGTGGCGGCCAAGAAGACGCCTCAAACGGGGCCACAACAAGTTGGCAAGTCTGCAAAGTCCTCgacggcagcggcaacaacaactgctGCCGGAACtggagcagcaacaacaagggcCCAGGCAGCGGCGGCCAAAGCCCAAAAGGGTCAGAATCCACCCCCACAACAAGTGCAGCccaagcagcaacagcagcagcagcaacaaccacagACACAGCAGCAACCCTTAGTGttgcagccgcagcagcaacaccaggccaacaacagcagcaacacgatTGCCCTGCCCAAAGCCTCGCATGCCAACACCAGCGAGGAGCTGGCCGGCGGTGTCCAGGACACCATATACCTGTGCAACTTTCGGGTGTCCGTCGATGGCGAGTGGCTGTGTCTCAAGGAGCTGCAGGACATTGATGTTGCCGGCGGCACAGGCAGTCAGGCTGTGCAGACGAGTGAAAAACTGGGCGGAGGAGGCCAATCCCAGTCTGGCTTTGGATCCAACTACAACGGGGGCTCGAACTCCAGCAAGCGCAACAGTAAGCGCTTCTCCGGATTGTCCACCGGCAGTGGAGGCGGCGGAaacggcggcagcggcggaggCGGCGCCCTGGACATCACGGACAATGGTATTATGGCAATTGAAAACCTTATCGGCCGCCGACTGTGCGACATGGTCCACAGTGGCTCCTCGGCACTCGGCCAGTCCCAGTCGCACTCCCAGTCGCAGTCGCACCAGAGTGTCGGCCTCTTCGCCGAGTGGTCGCATCTCT CCAGGGATACGGCAGAAATAGAGCGCAGCAATCTGGTGAATATTTGCAAGTTGGTGGTCAAGGAGCTGTTGGAGCAGTCCCTCCGCTATGGACGCATGCTGGACTCGGATCATCTGCCGCTGCAGCATTTCTTCATCGTCATTGAGCACGTCCTGGGCCATGGCTTGAGGCCTAAGAAGGGTCTCCTGGGGCCGCGCAAGGAGCTGTGGGACCTGCTGCAGAGCGTCGAGCACTACTGCCCGGAGGCGCAGGACATCACGGCCAGTGTCAGGGATCTGCCCACCGTTCGCACCCACATTGGCCGGGCTCGGGCCTGGCTAAGAATTGCCCTGATGCAAAAGAAGCTATCGGACTACCTGCAGGCCCTCATCGAGCACAGGGATGATTCACTGTACGACTACTACGAGCCGCATGCCCTGATGATGAGCGATGAG ATCGTTGTGATAATGGGCATTCTAGTGGGTTTGAACGTAATCGATTGCAATCTGTGCGTCAAGGAGGAGGATCTGGACTCCCAGCAGGGCGTCATCGACTTTTCGCTGTACCTGCGTTCCAGTTCACGGAATGCCGATGCCGCGCCGGAGGACAGTGCTCCGCCCGCCCTGCTGGATGCCACTGGCCAGGGCAACATGATTGCGGTGCTGGACCAGAAGAACTACATTGAGGAGCTCAACAGGCACCTAAA CGCCACTGTGGGCAATCTTCAGGCCAAGGTAGAGTCGCTGACGACCACGAATGCCCTGATGAAGGAGGATTTGGCCATTGCTCGTAATAGTTTGTTGGCCCTGCAAGCCGAAAACCAGGCCATGCGGCAGTCCACTCCGGCGGCGGATAATACTTCCACAGGTTCAGGGGGTTCCTCCGACAAGGACAAGGAGAAGGCTTCGGAGGAGCTGCTGGAGGAGCGTCGCAAGACCAGCGAGTTGGAGAAGGAACTCAAGCTGCAGGTGTCCCTCAAGGCGGAGTCCGACATGGCAATGAAGCTGCTGGAGAAGGACATCCACGAGAAGCAGGACACGATAGTCTCGCTGCGCCGCCAACTGGACGACATCAAGCAGATCAACTTGGAGATGTACCGCAAGCTGCAG GAATGTGAAGATGAACTCACACAAAAGGGCGAGATGGTCTCGCGCCTGCAAACGAAAGCCTCACAAATTGGTAACATTTTACAATCGCTAGAAAAGAAATACGAATCGAAGCTCGTCGACCAGCACCACTATGGATCTGggtcgggatcgggatcgggatcaggagctggagctgggggCGGATCCATTGGCGGAGACCGCTCCCCCAACACCAGACGACAGCAGAATCTGGAGAAGTTCGAGGCGCTCACCAAGAAGCACAAACAGGACGCAGGCCCGCCCATGAAGCGGATGCACCTCAAGATGGACGCCTTTCCGCCCTTCGATCCGAGCAAGTACCGCAAGTCGCCGCGCCAGCCGGATGCACCCAATCCGGAGGAGCTGCCGGAGAGCAAGGATGCCAAGACGCCCACGTCCGCCAAGTCCCTGAACGATGAGCTGGCCGAGGCGGCGGCTGTGGTGAGCCAGCACTTCGGAGTGGATGCATCTCAGAGCGATTATGTCCTGTGCCGGGAGCAGACAGCCGAGGGAGATACTTAA